The Campylobacterota bacterium genome window below encodes:
- a CDS encoding ArsS family sensor histidine kinase, with protein MLKNNAVLVTVVFALTVTVASVSSTFYQLYLSNRAKHIDNIFTKHSLISQIYHTYLIKQISQPMFEANLALYSLEEVTDPRRYEIIIRHGTILKTDGTPDPTLQDVAPLELSFETEAVQPIVISMIEYRGHIYFWVESARHTLLLEDQSVQAYQPVTLVSAYGTIMAILAVSFGLIIYRLRPLRRLRKQIARFGEGDMGVSFRMHGSDEIALIANELENTQNKIRSLIDSRTLFLRNIMHELKTPIAKGRIAATMLSDEKPRLRFQGIFERLESLIGEFALIEEITSGNQHLEKKEYRLIDIIDGAVDAAMADPDTVRTTLDASVKFDADYQLFVTAVKNLIDNAIKYSPDKTVRITMEGDEIVFANLGEPLKNPLTYYIEPFTKDHPTKDSFGLGLYIVDAILKEHDCVLAYERRDDLNCFIIVPLKPTKRK; from the coding sequence ATGCTCAAAAACAACGCCGTTCTCGTTACCGTCGTCTTTGCGCTCACCGTGACGGTTGCGAGCGTGAGCTCCACCTTCTACCAGCTCTATCTCAGTAACCGCGCCAAACACATCGACAACATTTTTACCAAACACTCCCTCATCAGCCAGATTTACCATACCTATCTCATCAAACAGATATCCCAGCCGATGTTCGAGGCCAACCTCGCGCTCTATTCGCTCGAGGAGGTCACCGACCCGCGCCGGTACGAGATCATCATCCGTCACGGCACGATTCTCAAAACCGACGGCACTCCCGACCCGACCCTCCAGGACGTCGCGCCGCTGGAACTGAGTTTTGAAACCGAAGCGGTTCAGCCGATCGTGATTTCCATGATCGAATACCGCGGGCACATCTATTTCTGGGTCGAGTCGGCCCGCCATACCCTGCTGCTCGAAGATCAGAGCGTTCAGGCCTATCAGCCCGTAACGCTCGTTTCGGCCTACGGCACGATCATGGCGATCCTGGCGGTATCGTTCGGTCTCATCATCTACCGCCTCCGCCCTCTGCGCCGGCTGCGTAAACAGATCGCCCGCTTCGGGGAAGGGGACATGGGGGTGAGTTTCCGGATGCACGGCAGCGACGAAATCGCCCTGATCGCAAACGAGCTGGAAAATACCCAGAACAAGATCCGATCCCTCATCGATTCGCGCACGCTCTTTTTGCGCAACATCATGCACGAGCTCAAAACCCCGATTGCCAAAGGACGGATTGCCGCGACGATGCTCTCGGACGAAAAGCCCCGCCTGCGCTTTCAGGGTATATTCGAGCGGCTCGAGTCGCTGATCGGAGAATTCGCGCTGATCGAAGAGATCACGTCGGGGAATCAGCATCTGGAGAAAAAAGAGTATCGTCTCATCGACATCATTGACGGTGCGGTGGATGCGGCGATGGCGGATCCCGATACCGTGCGGACAACCCTGGATGCATCGGTGAAGTTCGACGCGGACTACCAGCTTTTCGTCACGGCGGTCAAAAACCTGATCGATAACGCGATCAAATACTCGCCCGACAAAACGGTCCGGATCACGATGGAAGGAGATGAAATCGTTTTTGCCAATCTCGGCGAACCGCTCAAAAATCCCCTGACGTATTACATCGAGCCCTTTACCAAAGACCACCCGACCAAAGACAGCTTCGGACTGGGGCTTTACATCGTCGACGCGATCCTCAAAGAACACGATTGCGTCCTGGCGTATGAGCGGCGGGACGATCTGAACTGTTTCATCATCGTTCCGCTCAAACCGACCAAAAGGAAATAA
- a CDS encoding tRNA threonylcarbamoyladenosine dehydratase, with product MRHVRTKLVFGEEAFDRLQNARILLLGVGGVGSFCLDCLYRSGVRDITIVDFDRYDLSNQNRQMHSETHEGELKVEALKTHYPEVVAISDKITPEWVEAFDFGPYDLILDAIDDMKAKLAVIEKCHPKLISSVGSAKRLDPTKIEVRSIWKTDGDPFAAKIRSELRKRKFRGDFSCICSAELPRIKEKGSFVGVTGAFGLAMCSLALRRIGL from the coding sequence GTGAGACACGTCCGCACAAAGCTCGTATTCGGGGAAGAGGCGTTCGACAGGCTCCAAAACGCGAGGATTCTTCTACTGGGGGTCGGCGGGGTCGGAAGTTTTTGCCTCGATTGTCTCTACCGCAGCGGGGTGCGCGACATTACGATCGTCGATTTCGACCGCTACGACCTCTCGAACCAGAACCGCCAGATGCACTCCGAAACCCACGAGGGGGAGCTCAAAGTCGAGGCGCTCAAAACCCACTACCCCGAGGTGGTCGCCATCAGCGACAAAATCACCCCCGAATGGGTCGAGGCATTCGATTTCGGACCCTATGATCTGATCCTCGATGCGATCGACGACATGAAAGCCAAGCTCGCCGTGATCGAGAAATGCCATCCAAAGCTCATCAGCTCCGTCGGATCGGCCAAGCGGCTCGACCCGACGAAAATCGAGGTCCGCTCGATCTGGAAAACCGACGGCGACCCTTTCGCCGCGAAAATCCGCTCCGAACTGCGTAAGCGGAAATTCCGGGGCGATTTTAGCTGCATCTGCTCTGCGGAGCTCCCCCGGATCAAGGAAAAAGGGAGTTTCGTCGGCGTGACGGGCGCTTTCGGGCTGGCGATGTGTTCGCTGGCATTGCGGCGGATCGGTTTGTAA
- a CDS encoding OprD family outer membrane porin, with amino-acid sequence MKAFIITMTAVSVIGANGAENNVFGQGKVGGEIRAAYVSQDNEVDQDTYGTSLGGILKYETAEWNGLKLGAGAYVSQKLHFATGSFDEGKANADLFGKDTKSYAYVGEAYLDYTMEGLNLRVGRQMIDTPFADTDDIRMHPNTFEAAVASYRGIEATTLVGGYMTCWAGYDSGDDMSKFKKTAEGSNGVAMVGVMNESIENLSVQGWYYGADKVADLYYADAAYAIWFSEETGLELSAQYAAFREDTQADGTKSGVDGRVYGLEAAFNAGPVTVGAAYNRGSNDEGKTPPIGFGGGPYTTSMEEMTIEGLEDVRAHRFSAQIDMAAAGAEGLSLSVQYGVFKSKPADIDVRESDVIAAYALNERLGIDASYARIEDRNDNSGDSGTDGGYSRFLVRVSYNF; translated from the coding sequence ATGAAAGCGTTTATCATCACAATGACGGCTGTATCGGTTATCGGGGCGAACGGGGCCGAGAATAATGTTTTCGGGCAAGGCAAGGTGGGCGGTGAGATCCGTGCGGCCTATGTCAGCCAGGACAATGAAGTCGATCAGGATACGTACGGAACGTCACTCGGCGGTATTTTGAAATACGAGACGGCGGAGTGGAACGGACTGAAGCTGGGCGCCGGAGCTTATGTCTCTCAAAAACTCCATTTTGCAACGGGTTCGTTCGACGAGGGGAAAGCCAATGCCGATCTGTTTGGCAAAGATACAAAATCGTATGCCTATGTCGGTGAAGCCTACCTGGATTACACGATGGAGGGGCTGAACCTCCGTGTCGGTCGTCAGATGATCGATACGCCGTTTGCCGATACCGACGATATCCGGATGCATCCCAACACGTTTGAAGCGGCCGTCGCCAGTTACCGCGGAATCGAAGCGACGACGCTCGTGGGCGGATATATGACATGCTGGGCGGGGTACGATTCGGGCGATGATATGTCCAAATTCAAAAAAACCGCAGAAGGGAGCAACGGCGTTGCGATGGTCGGGGTCATGAACGAAAGTATCGAAAACCTGTCGGTGCAGGGGTGGTACTACGGTGCGGACAAGGTGGCCGATCTCTATTATGCCGATGCGGCTTACGCGATCTGGTTTAGCGAAGAGACGGGGTTGGAACTGAGTGCCCAGTATGCCGCCTTTAGAGAAGACACGCAGGCCGATGGAACCAAAAGCGGCGTCGACGGCCGCGTATACGGTTTGGAGGCTGCTTTCAATGCCGGTCCTGTGACCGTCGGCGCGGCGTATAACCGCGGCAGCAACGATGAAGGGAAAACTCCGCCTATCGGATTCGGCGGAGGGCCGTACACGACGTCGATGGAAGAGATGACGATCGAAGGGCTCGAAGATGTCAGGGCGCATCGGTTCAGTGCTCAAATCGATATGGCTGCGGCGGGGGCCGAAGGGCTCAGCCTTAGCGTACAGTACGGAGTTTTCAAAAGCAAACCCGCCGACATCGACGTTCGCGAAAGCGACGTCATCGCGGCCTACGCACTCAATGAGCGGCTGGGTATCGATGCGAGCTATGCGCGCATCGAGGATCGCAACGACAATTCGGGTGATAGCGGAACCGATGGCGGTTACAGCCGTTTTTTGGTTCGCGTGAGCTACAATTTCTAA
- a CDS encoding YchJ family metal-binding protein: MKISPNAPCPCHSGKKYKHCCQPYHKGILPATALLLMRSRYCAYALGFAGYIMKTTHPDNPDYAPDGEEWEKGISEFCRNTVFTGLKITEFIDGESEAFVTFEAKLGEYTMKEKSRFLKVEGKWLYESGEFKE; this comes from the coding sequence ATGAAAATTTCCCCCAACGCCCCCTGCCCCTGCCACAGCGGCAAAAAGTACAAACACTGCTGCCAGCCCTACCATAAAGGAATACTCCCCGCCACTGCGCTTTTGTTGATGCGCTCGCGCTATTGCGCCTACGCACTGGGGTTCGCCGGTTACATTATGAAAACGACCCATCCGGACAATCCCGATTACGCTCCCGATGGCGAGGAGTGGGAAAAAGGGATTTCGGAGTTTTGCCGGAACACCGTTTTCACGGGGCTGAAAATCACAGAATTCATCGACGGCGAAAGCGAAGCGTTCGTGACGTTCGAAGCGAAGTTGGGAGAGTATACGATGAAAGAGAAAAGCCGCTTTTTGAAAGTGGAAGGGAAATGGCTCTACGAAAGCGGTGAGTTTAAAGAATAG
- a CDS encoding CDP-alcohol phosphatidyltransferase family protein encodes MHFLWRSESHFNLANLFTMANITCGLLATYFVTQHEFVYAVILAWMGGAFDIFDGKIARKYALSNEFGVQLDSFADFLSFVLVPTFFIFEGVYSQLSGFPLFLASIASIYYVISGLRRLIQFNINTDAGEVSKYFTGVPTPLGAILLWLVWLGSGFIGWVGVLALMVLIGALLNSKVKIPHL; translated from the coding sequence ATGCACTTTTTATGGCGTTCGGAATCCCATTTCAATCTGGCCAACCTTTTTACGATGGCCAATATCACCTGCGGGTTGCTCGCGACCTATTTCGTGACGCAGCACGAATTCGTCTATGCGGTAATTCTCGCCTGGATGGGGGGAGCCTTTGATATTTTCGACGGTAAAATCGCCCGCAAATACGCCCTCTCCAACGAGTTCGGCGTCCAGCTCGATTCGTTCGCCGATTTCCTGAGCTTTGTGCTGGTCCCGACCTTCTTTATCTTCGAAGGGGTCTATTCGCAACTCAGCGGCTTCCCTCTTTTCCTCGCCTCGATCGCATCGATCTACTACGTCATCAGCGGCCTTCGCCGCCTGATCCAGTTCAACATCAACACCGACGCGGGAGAAGTCAGCAAATATTTTACGGGGGTTCCGACCCCGCTGGGAGCGATATTGCTCTGGCTCGTATGGCTGGGGTCGGGCTTTATCGGATGGGTGGGAGTCCTCGCGCTGATGGTACTCATCGGCGCGCTGCTCAATTCAAAAGTGAAAATTCCCCACTTATAA
- a CDS encoding formylglycine-generating enzyme family protein, translating to MFDIFKKKPEPAPVQTPVAETPKEFTNSLGMEFLYVDGGEFTMGRNPQYEEGGDVESPPHPVRVGGFWIAKYPVTQEQYFKLTRINPSYFKNDKVEEESSRRHPVEQVSWFDAKAYVELLNRYEGKAHFYALPTEAQWEYVAKAGGNTRFTFGDSEAMLDDYAVYEYTANLRTAVIGSKQPNRLGIYDLIGNVWEWCEDDFFANYNNAPSDGRARLVGAEGIEGESFKVRRGGSFKTGYLCLRSSFRGYSRPDFVSNDIGFRLVINGDPYH from the coding sequence TTGTTCGATATTTTCAAGAAAAAACCGGAACCCGCTCCCGTTCAGACCCCTGTCGCCGAGACCCCCAAAGAGTTTACGAATTCGCTCGGAATGGAATTTCTCTACGTCGACGGCGGGGAATTTACGATGGGACGAAACCCCCAGTACGAAGAGGGGGGAGACGTCGAGTCGCCGCCTCATCCGGTGAGGGTGGGGGGATTTTGGATCGCGAAATACCCCGTGACGCAGGAACAGTATTTCAAGCTGACGCGCATCAACCCCTCCTATTTCAAAAACGACAAGGTCGAAGAGGAGAGCTCCCGGCGCCATCCGGTCGAGCAGGTGAGCTGGTTCGACGCCAAGGCCTACGTGGAACTGCTCAACCGTTACGAAGGGAAAGCCCACTTTTATGCCCTTCCCACCGAAGCGCAGTGGGAATACGTCGCCAAAGCGGGGGGAAATACCCGCTTCACGTTCGGCGATTCCGAAGCGATGCTCGATGATTACGCGGTCTACGAATACACGGCCAACTTACGCACTGCCGTGATCGGTTCCAAGCAGCCCAACCGCCTGGGGATTTACGATCTGATCGGAAACGTCTGGGAGTGGTGCGAGGACGATTTTTTCGCCAACTACAACAATGCCCCCTCTGACGGGCGCGCGCGGCTCGTCGGGGCCGAGGGGATCGAGGGGGAATCGTTCAAAGTACGCCGAGGCGGGAGTTTCAAGACGGGTTACCTCTGCCTGCGAAGTTCGTTCCGTGGCTATTCGCGTCCCGATTTCGTCTCCAACGACATCGGTTTTCGCCTCGTCATCAACGGCGATCCCTATCATTGA
- the feoB gene encoding ferrous iron transport protein B: protein MSADKITIALVGQPNVGKSMLINSIGNARLHVGNFTGVTVEKTEVEFEYAGYAFNVVDLPGTYAFTDYSIEERVTHDYLCNEHYDLIINVLDSTNMEKNLQLTAELMTMNKKMVIALNMSDEADREGIEINAAYLSQLLGIPCVRVSAAAKTGLEELMARVIEVYNAPTQEAKLIFSEAVEEEIKVITDYLDRHRFKASISNRNIAINLLQKEKKTYRTLHDNPIWTELQPLLIEADRHILLHHDTDDMKEALAEEYLSFNRGVIAEAVKVKPKAPEKKTTTEKVDAVLIHPVFGIPIFLFFMWGLFQLTFELGSIPMDWIDAFFVWFGEAVGGTIANDEIRSLVVDGVIAGVGAVVLFIPNIVILFIGIALLESTGYMSRVAFLLDGFFHKFGLHGQSFIPLVTGFGCSIPAYMSARILKNDRDRLLTLFVIGFMSCGARLPVYVLFTGAFFGPEMAGNVLFGIYILGAIIGLVAAKVLKMTAFKGADEPFVMEMPKYRLPSAKLIWHTVLTKTMMYLKKAGTFIAAASMLVWFLSTYPKDASLESFYAAKIETAASAQEATMLENRLSEEQLEQSFLGMIGHAIEPAFAPLGFDWKMAVALQTGLAAKEVVVSTLGVLYSLGSDATEEDAGLMNTISSQIPFASAVAFVVVIMTYLPCLAASVVFTREAGGIKYFGYLFLFTTIVAYTLAFIAYHVALMAG from the coding sequence ATGTCCGCTGATAAAATAACCATCGCACTCGTCGGCCAGCCCAACGTCGGCAAAAGCATGCTGATCAACTCGATCGGAAACGCGCGGCTGCACGTCGGGAATTTTACCGGGGTGACGGTCGAGAAAACCGAGGTCGAGTTCGAATACGCGGGATACGCTTTCAATGTCGTCGATCTCCCCGGCACCTACGCGTTTACCGATTATTCGATCGAAGAGCGGGTAACCCACGACTATCTGTGCAACGAACACTACGATCTCATCATCAACGTTCTCGATTCGACCAACATGGAGAAAAATCTCCAGCTGACCGCGGAACTGATGACCATGAACAAGAAGATGGTGATCGCACTCAACATGAGCGACGAAGCCGACCGTGAAGGGATCGAGATCAACGCAGCGTATCTTTCGCAGTTGCTGGGGATCCCCTGCGTCCGGGTCTCTGCGGCGGCCAAAACGGGTCTTGAAGAGTTGATGGCGCGGGTGATCGAGGTGTACAACGCGCCAACGCAGGAAGCCAAACTGATTTTCAGCGAAGCGGTCGAAGAAGAGATCAAAGTGATCACCGATTATCTCGACCGCCACCGTTTCAAAGCATCGATCAGCAACCGCAACATTGCGATCAATCTGCTGCAAAAAGAGAAAAAAACCTATCGTACCCTGCACGACAACCCGATCTGGACCGAGTTGCAGCCGCTTCTCATCGAAGCCGACCGTCATATCCTGCTGCACCACGACACCGACGACATGAAAGAGGCGCTGGCGGAGGAATACCTCTCGTTCAACCGCGGGGTGATCGCCGAAGCCGTCAAGGTCAAACCCAAAGCGCCGGAGAAAAAGACGACGACCGAAAAGGTCGACGCCGTTTTGATCCACCCCGTTTTCGGGATACCGATTTTCCTCTTTTTCATGTGGGGGCTGTTTCAGCTGACGTTTGAACTCGGAAGCATCCCGATGGACTGGATCGATGCGTTTTTCGTCTGGTTCGGCGAGGCGGTCGGCGGCACGATCGCCAACGACGAGATCCGTTCCCTGGTCGTCGACGGGGTGATCGCGGGGGTGGGGGCGGTCGTCTTGTTCATCCCCAATATCGTGATTCTCTTCATCGGGATCGCGCTGCTCGAGTCGACGGGATATATGTCGCGCGTCGCTTTTTTGCTGGACGGGTTTTTTCACAAATTCGGACTTCACGGCCAATCGTTCATCCCACTCGTGACGGGATTCGGATGCTCGATCCCGGCGTACATGTCGGCGCGGATCCTCAAAAACGACCGCGACCGTCTTCTGACACTGTTTGTCATCGGCTTTATGAGCTGCGGGGCACGCCTTCCGGTGTATGTCCTTTTTACGGGGGCTTTTTTCGGCCCCGAGATGGCGGGGAACGTTCTGTTCGGGATCTATATCCTCGGCGCCATCATCGGCCTTGTGGCGGCTAAGGTGCTCAAAATGACGGCGTTCAAGGGGGCGGATGAACCGTTTGTCATGGAGATGCCCAAATACCGTCTTCCTTCGGCGAAGCTGATCTGGCACACGGTTCTGACCAAAACGATGATGTACCTCAAAAAAGCGGGGACGTTCATTGCCGCGGCATCGATGCTGGTATGGTTTTTAAGCACCTATCCCAAAGACGCTTCGCTCGAATCGTTTTACGCCGCGAAAATCGAGACTGCCGCATCGGCCCAAGAGGCGACGATGCTGGAGAACAGGCTCTCCGAAGAACAGCTCGAGCAGAGTTTTCTGGGGATGATCGGACACGCCATCGAACCCGCGTTCGCGCCGCTGGGATTTGACTGGAAGATGGCCGTGGCGCTGCAGACCGGTCTGGCGGCCAAAGAGGTGGTCGTTTCGACTCTGGGGGTATTGTATTCGCTCGGTTCCGACGCGACGGAGGAGGATGCGGGACTGATGAACACGATCAGTTCCCAGATCCCCTTCGCCTCGGCGGTGGCGTTTGTGGTCGTCATCATGACCTATCTCCCCTGCCTCGCGGCATCGGTCGTCTTTACCCGTGAGGCGGGAGGGATCAAATACTTCGGCTATCTTTTTCTCTTTACGACGATCGTGGCCTATACGCTGGCGTTCATCGCCTATCATGTCGCGCTGATGGCGGGTTAG
- a CDS encoding response regulator transcription factor — protein sequence MSNVKILMIEDDLELAEILTEFLEQFDFQVMTEDDPFKALSILKLEKFDVVILDLTLPGMDGLEVCAAIRERQNIPIIISSARSDVSDKINALELGADDYLPKPYDPRELEARIHSVLRRYDANAAMATENACDFKLNEEAMQISHKNRPLDLTNAEYGILSYMIKKQGMVVSREDLIHNVSAINEDSSNKSIDVMVGRIRNKLGDKSLIESIRGIGYKLLK from the coding sequence ATGAGTAACGTAAAAATATTAATGATTGAAGACGATCTCGAACTGGCCGAGATCCTCACCGAATTTCTCGAACAGTTTGATTTCCAGGTAATGACGGAGGACGATCCGTTCAAGGCGCTGAGCATTTTAAAGCTCGAAAAATTCGATGTCGTGATTTTGGATCTGACGCTGCCGGGGATGGACGGTCTTGAGGTGTGCGCGGCCATCCGCGAACGCCAGAACATCCCCATCATCATCTCTTCGGCCCGCTCGGACGTGAGCGACAAAATCAACGCCCTCGAGCTGGGAGCGGATGATTACCTACCCAAACCCTATGATCCCCGGGAACTCGAGGCGCGCATCCATTCGGTGCTTCGCCGCTACGACGCGAACGCGGCGATGGCTACGGAGAACGCCTGCGATTTCAAACTTAACGAAGAAGCGATGCAGATCAGTCACAAAAACCGTCCGCTCGACCTGACCAATGCCGAATACGGCATCCTTTCGTACATGATCAAAAAGCAGGGGATGGTCGTCTCGCGCGAAGACCTGATCCACAACGTCAGTGCGATCAACGAAGACTCGTCCAACAAAAGCATCGATGTGATGGTGGGCCGGATCCGCAACAAACTCGGGGACAAAAGCCTGATCGAATCGATCCGGGGGATCGGCTACAAGCTGCTCAAATAA
- a CDS encoding DNA recombination protein RmuC, with amino-acid sequence MIYETTTLLGVSAAAVLGWQYLKTKSDLALLHTQAEQIQAIAAQERSQRLELQTKMDQLQNEYRVLERDYAVLHTRSEENTRSFEEKIRLLDEAKVQMKVQFEQLAAQIFEQKAKTFDEAHAKGLDLLLKPFREQIAQFAAQSKEQFIHDAKERQSLKDEIVRLKSMSERLSEDAINLTQALKGENKTQGNWGEIVLERILEESGLREGHEYELQSTLSDEEGKKYRPDVIVHLPQNKDIIIDSKVSLVAYDAFIRAENDEERAHALKQHLLSIHSHIKGLSSKRYEQLEGVKTLDFVLLFMPIEGAFLLALENDNTFFKTAYEQNIVVVSPSTLLVTLRTIEHIWRSEYQERNAREIAASAEALYEKLVAFVEDMEKIGEQIARTQKSYDAAMNKLSTGKGNLIRRAEGMRKLGLKPKKALPASLADAEEEESLL; translated from the coding sequence ATGATCTACGAAACAACCACATTACTCGGCGTCAGTGCCGCCGCCGTCCTGGGATGGCAATACCTCAAAACCAAATCGGACCTCGCTTTGTTGCATACGCAGGCCGAACAGATACAGGCCATTGCCGCGCAGGAACGTTCCCAGCGCCTCGAGCTGCAAACGAAAATGGATCAGCTCCAGAATGAATACCGCGTTTTGGAACGCGACTACGCGGTGCTCCATACCCGCAGCGAAGAGAATACCCGCAGCTTCGAGGAGAAGATCCGCCTCCTCGACGAAGCCAAGGTGCAGATGAAGGTACAGTTCGAACAGCTTGCCGCCCAGATTTTCGAGCAGAAGGCCAAGACGTTCGACGAAGCGCATGCCAAGGGGCTCGATCTGCTTCTCAAACCGTTCCGCGAACAGATCGCGCAGTTTGCCGCGCAGAGCAAGGAGCAGTTCATCCACGACGCCAAAGAGCGCCAGAGCCTAAAAGACGAGATCGTACGTCTCAAATCGATGAGCGAGCGTCTCAGCGAGGATGCGATCAACCTCACCCAGGCGCTCAAGGGGGAGAACAAAACCCAGGGGAACTGGGGGGAGATCGTTCTCGAGCGGATTCTGGAGGAATCGGGCCTTCGCGAGGGGCATGAATACGAGCTCCAGAGCACCCTCAGCGACGAGGAGGGGAAAAAATACCGTCCTGACGTCATCGTCCATCTGCCGCAGAACAAGGACATCATCATCGACTCGAAAGTTTCTCTTGTCGCCTACGACGCCTTTATCCGCGCCGAAAACGACGAGGAACGCGCCCATGCCCTCAAACAGCATCTTCTCTCGATTCACAGCCATATCAAAGGACTCAGCTCCAAGCGGTACGAGCAGCTCGAAGGGGTCAAAACGCTCGATTTCGTGTTGCTCTTCATGCCGATCGAGGGGGCGTTTCTTTTGGCGCTCGAAAACGACAACACGTTTTTCAAAACCGCCTATGAGCAGAACATCGTCGTCGTCTCCCCCTCGACGCTGCTCGTGACGCTGCGTACCATCGAACACATCTGGCGCAGCGAATACCAGGAACGCAACGCGCGCGAGATCGCCGCTTCCGCCGAAGCGCTGTACGAAAAACTGGTGGCGTTTGTGGAGGACATGGAGAAGATTGGAGAACAGATCGCGCGGACACAGAAAAGTTACGACGCGGCGATGAACAAACTCAGCACCGGCAAAGGGAATCTGATCCGCCGTGCCGAGGGGATGCGAAAACTGGGGCTCAAACCCAAGAAAGCGCTTCCCGCCTCCCTCGCGGACGCCGAGGAAGAAGAATCTCTTTTATAA
- the surE gene encoding 5'/3'-nucleotidase SurE — MKEILITNDDGYESPGLLALIEALDGLGRVTVVAPTTEKSACGHSLTLTRPLSFISVGDDFFKLDDGTPSDCVYLAFHSIFEERKPDLVISGINKGSNMGEDITYSGTCAGAMEAVLHGVPSIAVSQVMDFTQPMGDFALAKRAVRHLARKVLEGEFPLAEREFLNVNIPYDAEELNFAVTYAGYRYYANDAHLHRNPRGLEYYWLGLHPLEFKARPERLDHGLCDFEAIERGMVSVSPIKLDMTSYDTLHKLREWL; from the coding sequence ATGAAAGAGATACTGATTACCAACGACGACGGATATGAATCGCCGGGGCTTCTCGCCCTGATCGAAGCACTCGATGGGCTCGGGCGGGTCACCGTCGTCGCGCCGACGACCGAAAAGAGCGCCTGCGGCCATTCGCTTACCCTGACGCGTCCGCTGAGCTTCATCAGCGTCGGGGACGATTTCTTCAAACTCGACGACGGCACCCCCAGCGACTGTGTGTACCTGGCGTTTCACTCGATCTTCGAAGAGCGCAAACCCGATCTGGTGATCAGCGGGATCAACAAGGGTTCCAACATGGGGGAGGACATCACCTATTCGGGGACGTGCGCGGGGGCGATGGAAGCGGTTCTTCACGGCGTCCCCTCGATCGCCGTGTCGCAGGTGATGGATTTTACGCAGCCGATGGGGGATTTCGCCCTCGCCAAACGGGCGGTACGCCATCTTGCCCGAAAAGTGCTCGAGGGGGAATTCCCTCTTGCGGAGCGGGAATTTTTGAACGTCAACATCCCCTATGACGCGGAAGAGCTCAATTTCGCCGTCACCTACGCCGGATACCGCTACTATGCCAACGACGCCCATCTTCACCGTAATCCGCGAGGGCTCGAATATTACTGGCTGGGGCTCCATCCGCTGGAGTTCAAGGCGCGTCCGGAGCGTCTGGACCACGGATTGTGCGATTTCGAGGCGATCGAGCGGGGTATGGTCTCGGTCAGCCCGATCAAGCTGGATATGACCTCCTACGACACCCTCCACAAACTGCGGGAATGGCTGTGA
- a CDS encoding cupin domain-containing protein, translated as MIHRELASVPSAAQKAGQGVSMQMLLSLQEAPNFAMRCFTIEAGGHMPHHTNTVEHEQFVLSGRAKVRVGDESFEAKAGDILYIPANVPHSYETLGDEAYRFLCLVPKGEDCITIMGC; from the coding sequence ATGATTCACCGAGAACTCGCTTCGGTTCCGTCCGCCGCACAGAAGGCGGGGCAGGGGGTCAGCATGCAGATGCTCCTCTCGCTGCAGGAGGCTCCCAATTTCGCGATGCGCTGTTTTACGATCGAAGCGGGGGGACATATGCCCCACCACACCAACACCGTCGAACACGAACAGTTCGTCCTCTCAGGCCGCGCGAAAGTGCGCGTGGGGGACGAGAGCTTCGAAGCCAAAGCGGGCGACATCCTCTATATCCCTGCGAATGTCCCCCACAGTTACGAGACCCTCGGCGACGAAGCGTACCGCTTTTTGTGCCTCGTTCCCAAAGGGGAAGACTGCATCACGATCATGGGGTGTTAA
- a CDS encoding FeoA family protein, translating to MTLLSACTKGGTATVVKVNATGALKQRLLSFGLMKGAEVKMLECAPAKSTFEIKIGNVSLALRREEAELIEVSNVR from the coding sequence ATGACACTGCTGAGTGCATGCACCAAAGGGGGGACCGCGACGGTCGTCAAAGTCAACGCGACGGGGGCTTTGAAACAGCGTCTCCTTTCGTTTGGACTGATGAAGGGGGCCGAAGTGAAGATGCTTGAATGCGCGCCCGCGAAAAGTACGTTTGAAATCAAAATAGGGAACGTTTCCCTCGCCCTGCGTCGCGAGGAAGCCGAACTGATCGAGGTGAGCAATGTCCGCTGA